In one Nitrososphaera viennensis EN76 genomic region, the following are encoded:
- a CDS encoding ferredoxin, producing the protein MADSKGYYAILGVSERASQLEIKKAYRRLARKYHPDRNGAVHAEDMIKKINAAYEVLSDIHKREQYDRSSFGDVSGQEQEAHVHEEPRHAGGGGQAEEHAGGDAAAEYAEQQPRAKKAEAKKDTADHYYGPTHIETPKSRFHIIVEPSLCMAFGSCETLAPKVFVVEKNKRVNPKARVESETGADYETIHAAAQTCPTKAIRIIDRYTGEQLFP; encoded by the coding sequence TTGGCCGACAGCAAGGGCTACTATGCCATCCTTGGAGTGTCAGAGAGGGCAAGCCAGCTTGAGATCAAAAAGGCATACAGGCGCCTTGCGAGGAAATACCATCCTGACAGGAACGGCGCAGTCCACGCCGAGGACATGATCAAAAAGATAAACGCCGCGTACGAGGTTTTGTCAGACATCCACAAGCGCGAGCAATATGACAGGTCCAGCTTTGGCGACGTATCAGGGCAGGAGCAAGAGGCGCACGTCCATGAGGAGCCCCGGCACGCAGGAGGAGGAGGACAAGCTGAGGAGCATGCAGGTGGCGATGCTGCTGCCGAGTACGCAGAGCAGCAGCCAAGGGCGAAAAAGGCTGAAGCAAAAAAAGACACCGCCGACCATTACTACGGGCCTACGCACATCGAGACGCCAAAGAGCAGGTTCCACATCATTGTCGAGCCGTCGCTGTGCATGGCGTTTGGCAGCTGCGAGACGCTTGCGCCAAAGGTGTTCGTCGTGGAAAAGAACAAGCGCGTCAACCCAAAGGCAAGGGTCGAGTCGGAAACTGGCGCCGATTACGAAACAATCCACGCGGCGGCGCAGACGTGCCCCACCAAGGCCATCAGGATAATAGACCGCTACACCGGCGAGCAGCTCTTCCCGTGA
- a CDS encoding integrase core domain-containing protein, with product MNGTLRERVKVQRGRKTVRTSLAEGNRIQYNFVKPHMALGGQTPAQVAGLDVKGWKELLERAILEKS from the coding sequence TTGAACGGAACGTTGCGTGAAAGAGTAAAGGTACAGCGCGGCCGGAAAACTGTAAGGACGTCGTTGGCCGAAGGTAACAGGATACAGTACAACTTTGTCAAGCCACACATGGCTTTGGGCGGGCAGACACCCGCGCAGGTAGCAGGCTTAGATGTCAAAGGATGGAAGGAATTGCTAGAGCGGGCAATACTTGAGAAGTCATGA
- a CDS encoding zinc ribbon domain-containing protein, translated as MGKTEKFSGLNTDLERLANRIEMYLQESGFEVAFSKDPTEPASWFFIQARKASALRTVAGARRSTDITIKGSPGSFEVSVGTGEWGKNLVTSAPLFIVPVVGISATLVKLYTAKKFEDNLWKYIRDQSRFLADSALRATDKPSSSSSITAAGVSTDSRAYDCDYVEGYPGWNEQVLGGKLLLVREKGGKNRLAFKSPDSREIAIPSANVIEAHIIARKKGLSEDDLMIQLACKDANGRTVKPVFNLNDDIIRGVLAGINELVGEDKVLRSFEQVNVTTETKYCTSCGVQIPKEAKFCSSCGTKQS; from the coding sequence ATGGGGAAAACTGAAAAATTTTCTGGACTGAATACCGACTTGGAAAGGCTTGCCAACAGGATAGAGATGTACCTGCAGGAAAGCGGGTTTGAGGTCGCATTTTCAAAAGACCCTACAGAGCCTGCGTCGTGGTTCTTTATCCAGGCAAGAAAGGCCAGCGCCCTGCGCACCGTTGCGGGAGCAAGGAGGAGCACGGACATCACCATAAAGGGCTCTCCAGGCAGTTTTGAGGTTTCTGTGGGCACGGGCGAATGGGGCAAGAACCTCGTAACGTCTGCGCCACTCTTTATCGTGCCCGTCGTCGGTATAAGCGCCACCCTTGTCAAACTGTACACGGCCAAGAAATTCGAGGACAACCTCTGGAAGTACATCCGGGACCAGTCAAGGTTCCTTGCAGACAGCGCCCTGCGCGCCACTGACAAGCCCTCATCCTCTTCTTCCATTACTGCCGCCGGAGTCAGCACGGACAGCAGGGCATACGACTGCGACTATGTTGAAGGCTACCCCGGATGGAACGAGCAGGTCCTGGGAGGCAAGCTGCTCCTTGTGCGAGAAAAGGGCGGAAAGAACAGGCTTGCCTTCAAGTCGCCGGATTCCCGGGAAATCGCGATACCTTCTGCCAACGTCATCGAGGCTCACATCATAGCAAGAAAGAAGGGGCTCAGCGAGGACGACCTGATGATACAGCTGGCATGCAAGGATGCGAATGGTAGAACTGTCAAGCCGGTGTTCAACCTCAACGACGACATCATACGGGGCGTCCTGGCGGGCATTAACGAGCTTGTGGGGGAGGACAAGGTCCTGAGGAGCTTTGAGCAGGTAAACGTGACGACAGAAACAAAGTACTGCACCAGCTGCGGCGTCCAGATACCAAAGGAGGCCAAGTTCTGCTCGTCATGCGGCACAAAGCAATCCTGA
- a CDS encoding SIMPL domain-containing protein — MFTPLGKNGMLAIIGLAAIIAAVPATGHTLYGNAFAQSIPPPPPPPPPPQPQQDLEHVIMVSGTASTKAVPDRAIVTFAVETRDTTAEAALDKNSEAMNSVLAALEEAGVQKNETSTAYFNIFPIYNYTQSGNVQSLQGYTVTNSLTVSSAKTGNVSSWIDAAVQAGANRVDNVQFVFSNEQLAKIQSDLIESAIDNARAKADTIAAKLGVEITGVQSIVSSDTGYIPGPFYAAQAQLGPSGTPIVVGGQEVSASVTVVYIIS; from the coding sequence ATGTTTACACCTTTAGGCAAAAACGGCATGCTTGCTATTATTGGGCTGGCAGCAATAATAGCCGCTGTACCTGCAACAGGCCACACCCTTTACGGCAATGCGTTTGCCCAATCCATTCCCCCCCCACCGCCCCCACCGCCACCACCGCAGCCGCAGCAGGACCTCGAGCACGTGATCATGGTCTCTGGCACGGCTTCAACAAAGGCAGTACCAGACCGGGCCATCGTCACGTTTGCAGTCGAGACGAGGGACACCACGGCCGAGGCGGCGCTTGACAAGAACTCGGAGGCCATGAACAGCGTCCTTGCCGCATTGGAAGAAGCAGGCGTGCAAAAGAACGAGACCAGCACGGCGTATTTCAACATCTTTCCCATCTACAACTACACCCAGAGCGGAAACGTCCAGTCGCTCCAGGGCTACACGGTGACCAACTCGCTTACCGTGTCAAGCGCGAAAACCGGCAACGTGTCCTCGTGGATCGACGCCGCTGTGCAGGCAGGCGCAAACAGGGTCGACAACGTCCAGTTCGTGTTCTCCAACGAGCAGCTGGCCAAGATCCAGTCAGACCTGATTGAAAGCGCCATAGACAACGCAAGGGCCAAGGCCGACACGATAGCCGCAAAACTCGGGGTAGAGATAACCGGGGTGCAGAGCATCGTTTCAAGCGACACAGGATACATTCCCGGCCCGTTCTATGCCGCGCAGGCCCAGCTCGGGCCGTCTGGGACGCCCATAGTGGTAGGCGGGCAGGAGGTCTCGGCAAGCGTCACCGTGGTGTACATAATAAGTTGA
- a CDS encoding integrase core domain-containing protein gives MVNTPVRNIFCLYQPACNNQNEHLGNSTEPIFSLRAYSSGVNVFQNAKRVENCGIAKRQTNNRIERMNGTLRERVKVQRGWKTIKTPLAEGNRIQYNFVKPHMAIDGKTPAQAAGIGTEGKDKWMELIRNAKK, from the coding sequence ATGGTAAATACTCCTGTAAGAAATATCTTTTGTCTTTACCAACCAGCTTGCAACAACCAAAACGAACACCTAGGGAATTCAACGGAACCAATATTTTCGTTGAGGGCGTACAGCTCTGGTGTAAACGTATTCCAGAATGCCAAGCGCGTTGAGAATTGCGGGATTGCCAAGCGTCAAACAAACAACAGGATTGAGCGCATGAACGGCACTCTGCGTGAAAGGGTAAAGGTACAGCGCGGCTGGAAAACTATCAAAACGCCGCTTGCAGAAGGCAACAGGATTCAGTACAATTTCGTAAAGCCACACATGGCAATAGATGGAAAAACGCCAGCTCAAGCAGCGGGTATCGGAACGGAAGGAAAAGACAAGTGGATGGAGTTGATCAGAAATGCGAAAAAGTAG
- a CDS encoding Snf7 family protein, whose translation MTGFDKNWSNQSKASASDRLKESLRPQGPLKPRIETAVNKLQLQTSKLDTMITKMNERDAALFRRVVDAMQRHDADTAKVLSNELAEVRKISKTLGNAKIAIEQVQMRLSTVHDLGDAMVALGPAMASIKGLKSGLTRFMPGADAEIGNMQNLLSGIMMDSLQGSGMGVELNQGSGSDIDQIMMEASAVAEQRVTDKFPSIPVGSVRVSAEGHQQQ comes from the coding sequence ATGACTGGCTTCGACAAGAACTGGAGCAACCAGAGCAAGGCTTCGGCCAGCGATAGACTGAAGGAGTCCTTGAGACCCCAGGGACCGCTGAAACCGAGGATCGAGACGGCTGTTAACAAGCTTCAGCTGCAGACATCAAAATTAGACACAATGATCACCAAGATGAACGAGAGGGACGCCGCCCTGTTCAGGAGGGTGGTAGACGCGATGCAAAGGCACGACGCCGACACCGCAAAGGTCCTCTCAAACGAGCTGGCGGAGGTGCGCAAGATCTCCAAGACGCTCGGAAACGCCAAGATAGCAATCGAGCAGGTACAGATGAGGCTGTCCACGGTGCACGACCTTGGAGACGCGATGGTGGCGCTTGGCCCGGCAATGGCCTCGATAAAGGGACTAAAGTCAGGGCTCACACGCTTTATGCCAGGCGCGGACGCCGAGATAGGCAACATGCAGAACCTGCTCAGCGGAATCATGATGGACTCGCTCCAGGGAAGCGGCATGGGAGTCGAGCTGAACCAGGGCTCGGGAAGCGACATCGACCAGATAATGATGGAAGCATCCGCCGTCGCGGAGCAGAGGGTGACGGACAAGTTCCCCTCAATCCCTGTCGGCAGCGTGAGGGTGTCTGCGGAGGGACACCAGCAACAGTAG
- a CDS encoding cation:proton antiporter yields the protein MAAEAAQVIQDFAIVMVIASVMALVFYKIKQPMVIGYIAAGMLIGPYTPPFSLVSHPEVVNLLAEIGIVLLLFVVGLEYPIAKLRSVGKKALVIAMTEAFGTLALGYVVGQAMGLALFDSLFLALSISVTSTVIVMRVLEELGMLQDKASILLLGVAVIEDIIIVSILAVLQSVASTGSLSIQEIGISVGLVLAFIGGALFIGSKTVPKFVDLVGKTNHHDLVIVAVLGVAFGLSFIANEIGISVAAGAFFAGVLVAESKSHAVARVLSMPLRDMFAALFFVSVGALMDISLLPLFIVPAMILIATSFGAKFTTVYFSAKMLRTDKKTSMKAGFALSASGGELALVTAKGGADVGATSSFILPMVGTMTIITTFLSPYVIKFGWKLAGSLKQQEKKEEEKEEEKKDDLPSS from the coding sequence ATGGCGGCAGAGGCGGCTCAGGTAATTCAGGATTTTGCAATCGTGATGGTCATCGCTTCTGTCATGGCCCTGGTCTTTTACAAGATAAAGCAGCCGATGGTCATAGGCTACATTGCGGCAGGAATGCTCATCGGCCCGTATACCCCGCCGTTTTCATTAGTCTCTCATCCCGAGGTCGTCAACCTCCTTGCAGAGATAGGGATCGTCCTGCTGCTGTTCGTTGTCGGCCTGGAATACCCGATAGCCAAGCTGCGGTCGGTCGGCAAGAAGGCTCTTGTCATAGCAATGACTGAAGCCTTTGGCACGCTGGCTCTGGGATACGTTGTCGGCCAGGCGATGGGGCTGGCGCTGTTTGACAGCCTGTTTCTGGCGCTTTCGATCTCCGTCACGAGCACGGTGATAGTGATGCGCGTTCTTGAAGAGCTTGGCATGCTGCAGGACAAGGCATCGATTCTTCTCCTGGGAGTCGCAGTCATCGAGGACATCATCATCGTCTCTATACTTGCAGTATTGCAGTCCGTTGCGTCGACCGGCAGCCTTTCGATACAGGAAATAGGGATATCCGTCGGGCTCGTGCTGGCGTTCATAGGAGGCGCCCTGTTCATCGGCTCCAAGACTGTGCCCAAGTTTGTAGACCTCGTCGGCAAGACCAACCACCACGATCTGGTCATAGTGGCCGTTCTGGGCGTGGCGTTTGGACTGTCGTTCATCGCAAACGAGATAGGGATCTCCGTCGCGGCCGGCGCCTTTTTTGCAGGCGTGCTCGTGGCAGAATCCAAGTCCCATGCGGTGGCCCGGGTCCTGTCCATGCCGCTGAGGGACATGTTTGCGGCCCTGTTCTTTGTTTCCGTGGGGGCGCTCATGGATATTTCCCTGCTTCCGCTGTTCATAGTCCCTGCCATGATACTGATCGCCACGTCGTTCGGGGCAAAATTCACAACCGTGTACTTTTCCGCCAAGATGCTGCGCACGGACAAAAAGACGTCGATGAAGGCAGGCTTTGCGCTGTCTGCGTCCGGCGGCGAGCTGGCGCTTGTGACGGCCAAGGGCGGCGCGGACGTCGGTGCGACAAGCTCGTTCATCCTTCCAATGGTCGGCACGATGACCATAATCACCACGTTCCTTTCGCCCTACGTCATCAAGTTTGGCTGGAAGCTTGCCGGTTCCCTAAAGCAACAGGAAAAGAAAGAAGAGGAAAAAGAAGAAGAAAAGAAAGACGACTTGCCTTCGTCCTAG
- a CDS encoding polysaccharide deacetylase family protein — protein MSAAMPSAFAQRPVDKALNGAGDAVHAVVGSTLDSIADIVRINHNDDDDDSNNNGGRDGGNDNNNDDDASRRGGDSDDRGERDNDDGNRRNGDHNSNSNGGNGDGDDDNNGDDDRCNCIVMRLDDVQDDWVRDVQLALMNRLISNQVHTSTAIIMHDFGNDPAIVSKVREGADAGLFEYSVHGWKHVDYATLSPEEQKSTLVQAKAKLVDVLGKDSNIFVAPYNNFNEDTLNAMDQIGMTIISSDDTDLFPAAPRESPLYPNVKHMPQTINFAEQVGEVRVLRPLDDLVSAVSTDIRDKGYAVLTLHPQDFTQYNGTEVQNEVNPVAMLRLEQFITAARDAGFSFAGFQQALEDNHPDLSTIPDKSKPYESVLTPTAGSSFATDAKVTVTGRAFDDTGIESVEVRTTDSSYRVASTDNDFEDWTKIVQMPSTPGAIDIIAKATDIEGKQTWVYVPVNVTRQQQQ, from the coding sequence ATGAGCGCGGCCATGCCAAGCGCGTTTGCACAGCGGCCCGTCGACAAAGCCCTCAATGGAGCCGGCGATGCCGTGCATGCAGTCGTTGGCAGCACGCTTGATTCAATAGCCGACATAGTCAGGATAAATCATAATGATGATGACGATGACAGTAACAATAACGGCGGCAGGGATGGTGGCAATGATAATAATAATGATGACGATGCCAGCAGGCGTGGCGGCGATAGCGATGACAGGGGCGAAAGAGACAATGACGATGGCAACAGAAGAAATGGAGACCACAACAGCAACAGCAACGGCGGCAACGGTGATGGTGATGATGATAATAATGGTGATGACGACCGCTGCAATTGCATCGTAATGCGCCTGGATGACGTGCAGGATGACTGGGTCAGAGACGTGCAGCTTGCCCTCATGAACCGCTTGATCTCCAACCAGGTCCATACGTCCACCGCAATCATAATGCATGATTTCGGCAACGACCCTGCAATAGTGTCAAAGGTCCGTGAAGGCGCAGACGCAGGGTTGTTCGAATATTCGGTCCACGGCTGGAAGCACGTCGACTATGCGACCCTTTCCCCTGAAGAGCAGAAAAGCACGCTTGTGCAGGCCAAGGCCAAGCTTGTAGACGTCCTTGGCAAGGATTCAAACATCTTTGTCGCGCCCTACAACAACTTTAACGAGGACACGCTAAACGCCATGGACCAGATCGGGATGACGATCATAAGCTCTGACGACACAGACCTTTTCCCTGCAGCCCCAAGGGAATCGCCACTCTATCCCAATGTCAAGCATATGCCGCAGACGATAAATTTTGCAGAGCAGGTCGGGGAAGTGAGGGTTCTCCGCCCCCTTGACGACCTTGTTTCTGCCGTCAGCACGGACATACGGGACAAGGGATACGCAGTCCTCACCCTCCACCCGCAGGACTTTACGCAGTACAACGGCACAGAGGTGCAGAATGAGGTGAACCCTGTGGCGATGCTCCGGCTGGAGCAGTTTATCACGGCTGCCAGGGATGCGGGGTTCTCCTTTGCAGGCTTCCAGCAGGCACTTGAGGATAACCACCCGGACCTCTCGACCATACCCGACAAGTCAAAGCCGTATGAAAGCGTCCTGACTCCGACCGCCGGATCGTCGTTTGCGACAGACGCAAAGGTCACAGTCACCGGCAGGGCATTTGACGACACGGGGATAGAGTCGGTGGAGGTGCGGACAACGGATTCCTCGTACCGCGTCGCGTCTACTGACAACGACTTTGAGGACTGGACGAAAATCGTCCAGATGCCGTCAACGCCCGGAGCCATCGACATCATTGCCAAGGCGACTGACATCGAGGGAAAACAAACCTGGGTATACGTCCCGGTCAACGTCACGCGGCAACAACAACAATGA
- the cobI gene encoding precorrin-2 C(20)-methyltransferase gives MKLYCVGCGPGDPELLTVRAVNLIRGAEVIFAPTAREGKPSIALSVVEQYVDKAAKAVSLVFPMVKDRESLKDYWRRNADEIASAVRSGKKVVYLTVGDPALYSTWIYIHRELKKSHPDVEVEIVPGVASMFAIANKAKISLAEGDETVAIVPACYDMERVKRTANACDTVIFLKDGRYFDNVISMLGEAGFPDDASIAIAQDVDSEGEILEMTTLADQRGRKGPTEKYFSIMVAKKKSARQQQQQ, from the coding sequence ATGAAGCTTTACTGCGTCGGTTGCGGCCCCGGAGACCCGGAGCTCCTGACTGTCAGGGCCGTGAACCTGATCAGGGGCGCCGAGGTGATATTTGCGCCGACGGCAAGGGAGGGCAAGCCCAGCATCGCGCTTTCGGTGGTCGAGCAGTACGTCGACAAGGCCGCCAAGGCAGTCAGCCTGGTTTTCCCGATGGTAAAGGACAGGGAGTCGCTCAAGGATTACTGGAGGCGAAACGCCGACGAGATAGCTTCCGCGGTCAGGTCAGGGAAAAAAGTCGTTTACCTGACGGTGGGCGACCCTGCGCTCTACAGCACGTGGATATACATACACCGCGAGCTGAAAAAGAGCCACCCGGATGTCGAGGTTGAGATAGTGCCCGGCGTGGCGTCGATGTTTGCGATTGCCAACAAGGCCAAGATAAGCCTGGCAGAAGGCGACGAGACCGTGGCAATCGTTCCGGCGTGCTACGACATGGAACGGGTAAAGAGGACTGCTAACGCGTGCGACACGGTGATTTTCCTAAAGGACGGCAGGTACTTTGACAACGTGATTTCCATGCTTGGCGAGGCAGGATTTCCCGACGACGCGAGCATCGCGATAGCGCAGGACGTCGACTCGGAAGGCGAGATCCTTGAAATGACGACGCTTGCAGACCAGCGCGGCAGGAAAGGCCCGACAGAGAAATATTTCTCGATAATGGTGGCGAAGAAAAAGAGTGCAAGGCAACAACAACAGCAATAG
- a CDS encoding carbonic anhydrase, with amino-acid sequence MTGFKFGTAINCIDGRTQQVVIDYMRQNFEVDGVDMVNFPGADGTFANCEHSEELVFIKRATSISIERHGSKVIAVVGHHDCAGNPGDKEHHYAHIRRAVQEVHSWKFPVQIIGLYVNDEWKIEEVRRS; translated from the coding sequence ATGACAGGTTTCAAGTTCGGAACCGCAATAAACTGCATCGACGGAAGGACTCAGCAAGTTGTGATAGACTACATGAGGCAGAACTTTGAAGTTGATGGAGTAGACATGGTAAACTTTCCAGGCGCGGACGGAACCTTTGCAAACTGCGAACATTCGGAAGAGTTGGTGTTCATAAAACGAGCGACTTCTATATCCATAGAAAGGCACGGTTCAAAAGTGATAGCGGTGGTAGGACATCACGATTGTGCAGGCAACCCGGGAGACAAAGAACATCATTACGCGCACATAAGGAGGGCAGTTCAGGAAGTCCACTCGTGGAAGTTTCCAGTGCAAATCATCGGACTTTATGTCAACGATGAATGGAAAATTGAGGAGGTAAGACGATCATAA
- a CDS encoding HD domain-containing protein, whose amino-acid sequence MEQSFNDFTKAGFARLLKHFEDNTDDVVKLTRAFALATKAHKGHVIDGKEPHVNHSLRTALILAEELQMHDADIASAALLHDALEGVQEQEVREECGDRVAEMVRAAAEPRPKQQGEKEERDKILDEYFAKLAKSSKEARCVKLADRLDTARSMKNHAYRDSALRFKEEAQRHAVPLAQATDERLAFKLSVALYEIK is encoded by the coding sequence GTGGAACAAAGTTTCAATGATTTCACCAAGGCCGGCTTTGCGCGCCTTTTGAAGCATTTTGAGGATAACACTGACGATGTGGTCAAGCTGACGAGGGCCTTTGCCCTTGCGACCAAGGCCCACAAGGGCCACGTCATAGACGGCAAGGAGCCGCACGTGAACCACTCGCTCCGGACTGCGCTCATACTTGCAGAGGAATTGCAGATGCACGACGCTGACATTGCTTCCGCCGCGCTCTTGCACGACGCGCTTGAAGGCGTGCAGGAGCAGGAGGTGCGCGAAGAATGCGGCGACAGGGTTGCAGAGATGGTGCGCGCCGCGGCAGAGCCCCGGCCAAAGCAGCAGGGAGAAAAAGAAGAGCGCGACAAAATCCTGGACGAATATTTCGCAAAGCTTGCCAAGAGTTCAAAAGAGGCGCGCTGCGTCAAGCTTGCCGACAGGCTTGACACCGCAAGGTCGATGAAGAACCACGCATACCGCGACAGCGCCTTGCGCTTCAAGGAAGAGGCGCAGAGGCACGCCGTGCCGCTTGCGCAGGCGACCGACGAGCGCCTCGCATTCAAGCTGTCAGTCGCGCTGTACGAGATCAAGTGA
- the cobM gene encoding precorrin-4 C(11)-methyltransferase, producing MQGNNNSNSKTVYFVGSGPGDPELITLKAKKLVEQADVIIYSGSLFNPKNLKYARKDAVLHDAALIDREKIYQILRDSALEGKLAVRFHDGDPALFSTIREQIDKLEADGITCKVVPGVTAILGAAADLKLEVTLPGITQTLIITRAELRTPVPEREAISELAKHGATMAFYLSVHLIGDVVKELLKGGVYTEQTPAAVVYRATWEDEKIIKGTLGDIAEKTKKEKIIKTALIIVGDVIAPKKYEHSKVYDAGFTHGYRKAENKNSNNK from the coding sequence GTGCAAGGCAACAACAACAGCAATAGTAAAACAGTATATTTCGTCGGCTCCGGGCCGGGCGACCCCGAGCTCATCACGCTCAAGGCAAAAAAGCTCGTCGAGCAGGCAGACGTCATCATTTACTCTGGCTCGCTTTTCAACCCAAAGAACCTGAAGTACGCCCGCAAGGACGCCGTGCTGCACGACGCGGCGCTCATTGACCGTGAGAAGATTTACCAGATCCTTCGCGACAGCGCCCTTGAGGGCAAGCTTGCAGTCAGGTTCCACGACGGCGACCCGGCGCTTTTCAGCACGATTCGTGAGCAGATAGACAAGCTGGAAGCCGACGGCATCACGTGCAAGGTGGTGCCCGGCGTGACTGCAATCCTTGGCGCGGCCGCAGACCTGAAGCTTGAGGTGACGCTGCCAGGCATCACGCAGACTCTGATAATAACGAGGGCGGAGCTCCGCACGCCGGTGCCCGAGCGCGAGGCGATATCAGAGCTTGCCAAGCACGGCGCCACGATGGCGTTCTACCTGAGCGTGCACCTGATAGGCGACGTGGTGAAGGAACTGCTGAAAGGCGGCGTGTACACGGAGCAGACGCCGGCGGCAGTCGTGTACCGCGCTACGTGGGAAGACGAGAAGATAATCAAGGGCACGCTTGGCGACATCGCCGAAAAGACAAAGAAGGAAAAGATAATCAAGACTGCGCTCATCATAGTCGGCGACGTGATTGCGCCAAAAAAATACGAGCACTCGAAGGTGTACGACGCCGGCTTTACGCACGGGTACAGAAAGGCAGAGAACAAAAACAGTAACAACAAGTGA
- the uppS gene encoding polyprenyl diphosphate synthase yields the protein MHRIPQVYIQMGLSKDFDRGGRAVMDTLLHASRIYSYYERRLENEILSQPLPNHVAIILDGNRRWARYHFLDTEMGHAYGADRAEDLLNWIHDIGVRITTLYILSNENLERNDEELENIYRLLEVKLNRLYNDERVHRRQMKIKAIGDKHRLPRNLQEILGKLEEATAEYEKMFLNIAVAYGGQKELVDAVKKIAGMAKNNEIKIEDINEKTIEACLYTSHLPQSSPDLILRTSGEKRLSGFLIWQSAYSELMFMDVFWPEFRKIDLMRAIRTYQRRVRRYGR from the coding sequence ATGCACAGAATTCCACAGGTGTACATACAGATGGGCCTGAGCAAGGATTTTGACAGGGGAGGGAGAGCGGTTATGGACACACTGCTCCACGCAAGCCGCATCTATTCCTACTATGAGCGCAGGCTGGAGAACGAGATATTGAGCCAGCCCCTGCCAAACCACGTCGCCATAATCCTGGACGGCAACAGGAGGTGGGCCCGCTACCATTTCCTTGACACAGAAATGGGCCACGCCTACGGAGCGGACAGGGCCGAGGACCTGCTCAACTGGATACACGACATCGGCGTCAGGATAACCACTCTTTACATCCTTTCAAACGAGAACCTGGAGCGAAACGACGAGGAGCTCGAGAACATCTACAGGCTGCTTGAGGTCAAGCTGAACAGGCTGTACAACGACGAGAGGGTGCACAGGCGCCAGATGAAGATAAAGGCCATTGGCGACAAGCACAGGCTCCCCCGCAACCTGCAGGAGATACTTGGCAAGCTCGAGGAGGCGACTGCCGAGTACGAAAAGATGTTTCTCAACATCGCAGTCGCGTACGGCGGCCAGAAGGAGCTCGTGGATGCCGTGAAAAAGATTGCAGGCATGGCCAAGAACAACGAGATAAAGATAGAGGACATCAACGAGAAAACGATAGAGGCGTGCCTCTACACGTCGCACCTGCCCCAGTCGTCGCCAGACCTCATCCTGAGGACGTCGGGCGAGAAGCGCCTGAGCGGGTTCTTGATATGGCAGAGCGCCTACAGCGAGCTCATGTTCATGGACGTTTTCTGGCCTGAGTTCCGCAAGATAGACCTGATGCGCGCGATCAGGACGTACCAGCGCAGGGTGCGCCGGTATGGAAGGTAG
- the murI gene encoding glutamate racemase: MTNNPVAVFDSGIGSLSIIRELKKAVPAEDLLYFADRAHFPYGNKSHQQLLEITVSTINYLKRYKPKLVVMASNTPSVQVLEEVKKRVGEMPIIGVRPPLKEAVRLTKKKHIGIMATAGTINSKELENQIRREVPQHILVTKFNASPIIELVESGVHLENERRTFDVVSRVLGDGVDEKIDVMTLSSTHLPFVKSYLNALLPTVRFVDPAQMVAKDVRKFLNFYRMAKKSGSGKLQILVSDGKREFEKSIRAMGVREPVEEVFLTF, translated from the coding sequence TTGACCAACAACCCCGTGGCAGTTTTCGACTCGGGCATAGGCTCGCTTTCCATAATACGCGAGCTGAAAAAAGCGGTGCCTGCCGAGGACCTGCTGTACTTTGCCGACAGGGCGCACTTTCCCTACGGGAACAAGTCGCACCAGCAGCTCCTGGAGATAACGGTCAGCACGATAAACTACCTGAAACGCTACAAGCCCAAGCTCGTCGTCATGGCGTCAAACACCCCGAGCGTGCAGGTGCTCGAAGAAGTCAAAAAGAGGGTCGGCGAGATGCCGATAATCGGCGTGCGGCCGCCCCTCAAGGAGGCCGTGCGGCTGACCAAGAAAAAGCACATCGGGATCATGGCCACCGCCGGGACCATAAACAGCAAGGAGCTTGAGAACCAGATAAGGCGCGAGGTGCCTCAGCACATACTTGTAACAAAGTTCAACGCGTCTCCCATAATAGAGCTCGTGGAAAGCGGCGTGCACCTTGAAAACGAGCGCAGGACGTTTGACGTGGTGTCGAGGGTGCTTGGCGACGGCGTGGACGAAAAGATCGATGTCATGACCCTGTCGAGCACGCACCTGCCGTTTGTGAAAAGCTACCTCAACGCGCTCCTGCCCACAGTCAGGTTCGTCGACCCCGCCCAGATGGTCGCAAAAGACGTGAGAAAGTTCCTGAACTTTTACAGGATGGCCAAAAAAAGCGGCAGCGGCAAATTGCAGATCCTCGTCTCGGACGGCAAGCGCGAGTTTGAAAAGTCCATCCGCGCCATGGGGGTGCGGGAGCCCGTGGAAGAAGTGTTTTTGACGTTTTAA